In Diadema setosum chromosome 7, eeDiaSeto1, whole genome shotgun sequence, the DNA window TGATAACTATACCTCATAAACAAGTAACCACACGAGTTCGGTATGTTAAAAGACTGAACAAGAAGCTCCGTTAACCGAGTGTCGTTATATAGTCCATAGTTCATTGTTCATGTTTCATCATTTTGTCTGTGGAAGGGCAATCGACACGTCATTATAGGTAATGCTCCTCATGAGACACATTTGACAGTGATTTGCCATCAGAGAAATCTACTGAATCGGCACCGCCCCCTTCGAATTTGCGTCAACAACGGTAGGGACGGTGGTGGCAGATGCCTGTGGCGCCATTATGGTATTTTGCTGTACTGCCGATGGATAGGGGGCATACTGGGTCATGTGAGGAACTTGAACCCCACTGCTGCCCGCAGCGTAGACGACGGCGGTGTAGCTGGGTGGTGGCGCCATGTTGGTAGCAGTGGGCTGAGTCGGGTAGCCCACTGCACCCTGCTGGGTGGCTGACGTGgaagtggtagtggtggtgttCACATTTCCGCTAATGGCGGCAACAGTTTGGCGGCCTGTCCTCCTCACTTTCCTATTCTTCGAAGAGCAGACAGCTGATATTAGGATCAGGATGAAACTAAAGGCAACGAGCGAGCTCACCACGATGACAGCAATCAACCATCCCTCCATACTTTCTTCCACtggaaatataaataaaatctttctcaaaataagAAGCAAACGGAAAGagccaaaacaaaaaacaaaaaagaaaacaaacgtaAGAACCATGTTATGGCCGTTGGTTTTCCAGTGTTTACATGATTCTTCTAACTGATATTTTCCCCGAATGTTACACttcaatcataattatgttcacaTCCTGCCATCGATATCATGGTGTTCCACAGGCCACGTGTAAGAACAAAGACCATAGTTGTAGTTTCTCACTGTctttttttgtgacaaacaGGAGAAATAAATTTTCGTTACACATTGTCAAAGGACTTCCGCTCATCACTCTCATTGTCAATACCCAGAACGAGTCTTGGGATACGAAACGGTCTATACTCTACACACGTTTACGTAGATTTGAACCGTCCTCATCTAACAATTCGCTACGCTTGGAAAGCAAATATGTACTTTTTGAAGTAAGATATTATCAGTTGTTACTGAACAGTTGTCAACATCATTGTTTAAACCACTTCGTTGTTAtaacattttattcattcaaatgTTGCCCTGTGCTACAGTTAGTATAGTTGGATCGAATAATGACTACTTACTAGATGGCGAAGCTCCTTACCTTCATAATAACTGCACTCCACTCCAACGTCCTGACTATGATCGCACGTGTTGATATTCCACTCGGAGTCCCTCACGCAGGATGACAGCTGCGACTCGTACCCATAGCAACCAGGGTCGCTCAAGTGGATGGGTCCGAAACCTGGCGAAGTTGTCACCTTATAAGAGCTGACGGATTCATACCCAAGCTGCCGGCAGACGACTTCCGCATCGTTGTAGCTCCAAGACTCGTCGCAAACGGTGCCCCATTGGGATCTGTGATAGATTTCAACTCGACCCGATCTCGACGTTGCACCGCCAACCAGACGCACGTCTCCTTCGCTAGCTGATCAGACGTAATACAAAGCGACGGAAAACAGACGTTAAGCGATTAGCAATATACCAGTAAAGTATACTGTAATGGGTGTAGTAGCTAATGATCAGTAGTTGCTTATCTTAACGGTAACACTTTGTTTCTAACCCATGCATGCATGGTACGTGTGTTCTACAATTCCATTTTACAAGTAAAACAGTAACATGCAGAAAATATCATAAAGCATTTTTTCAATGCTAAACTAGCATGATTATCTGTATTCAAACCGAAATTACGTTACGGTTCTGCCCAAGTATGGTTGTCATTGAGCATGCGagcagaaaatgtaaaaaacgaTTGTAGACGAAGCTGATAAGCACCTGTAGTGCGTAAGTATTTTCATATCCCTTACTTGTTCGCCATCTTTCCTAAATCCCTCTACGTCTGCACATTGTCAACTCTTTGACAATTAAAGAAATAAGCTGATTATACGCGGTTACCATAAGCACAGAGTTAATGCTGATACTATTCTATGCATTGTTTGTTTATGTAGAGGTTATGGAGGTAgattgccagaaaaaaaaaagacaaactgacGTATGTTTAAGAAGTCGGATATTTAATGAAGTGATGTCACACTAAAAGTGATTGGTAAGCGAACTCTAGAAACGTACCGAATAAGTCGGGAGCTGGAATAACGTATTCCTCGCACTCGACATCGACATCCTGGTAGTGTGTGCAATCGTAAACGTTGCCCCACCCAGTGCTAGGGCAGTCTGTGAGCTCCTCCTCGGACCCCAAGCAGCCTAGGTAGGACAGGTGGATTGGCCCATCTCCATCTTGGACGGTGTTGTAGAGGTAGGAGACGCCCTGGTAGCCGAGCTGGCGGCAAGTGACTTCCTCCTCTGTGCTATCCCATCCATAGTTGCAGATGGTGCCCCACTGAGAGCCATGGTAGATTTCGACTCTTCCTTTGTAAGCCTTCGAGCCGTCTTCCACACGAATCTCCCCTTCGGAGGCTGTACGTCATAGATATGTCGATATTTCAGTGCCATTTCATATCTTATTTTCAGAGGATTTCACAATTCCGCCACTGACATAACTGAGCTAACTTTGGCTTAGCAACATTTcgagaaaatgttaaaaattttaTTTACCCGAGCGAATAACGTCCACTAGAATATTGGCCCTGATAGCGCGATATGGCATTTGGATAAACGTTACGGCCAAAAGAAGTGACAGTGCTACCCAGTATTTGATGTGTATTGTTATTCTTGTGCTGACTTTTCTTGATCTTGAATAACAAATATAAATAAACATAGACATGTGTACAATGATTTTTCGTGGTTTCGAgagtttttttctctctcttctcttctctaaGCGAGGAGTCAAAGTCGCTCAGATCTCAGTATTAATGTTGTGTGGGAAAAAATGGGTTATAACCAAGCCTTTGAACGTTTACTTTCTATTACCTTCATGAGTGCATATGACTCCTGCGTCTTCGCTGTGGCTGCAGTCGTTGGTTCCCCACGAGTTGCTATTGCAGTCGGTCAGTCTGTCCTCGTCTCCCGTACAGAAAACGTTATCAAGAAGAATGGGCGTAGCCCCGGACGCTTGTCCGAAATAAGCACTTGACTCAGCGCTGACGGCATCATGATATCCTAGTTGTCTGCAAACAACCTGGGCGTCCTCAATATCCCAGTAGTCGTCGCACACGACCCCCCACACGCCATCATGGAAGATCTCGACCCGCCCCTGGTGGTTGCCCTTGCCGTTTACCAAACGCACTCGCCCCTCCTCTGCGG includes these proteins:
- the LOC140231148 gene encoding scavenger receptor cysteine-rich domain superfamily protein-like; this translates as MAKIFRAFLILILFIGAVQAELEGSIRLVDGSEDSEGRVEIFHNSVWGTVCDDAWGMNDARVVCRQLGYEEAEEATSSARFGGGEDDQPIFMDNVDCTGSEVELADCDFWGWGDHNCQHSEDAGVRCSDPEEGRVRLVNGKGNHQGRVEIFHDGVWGVVCDDYWDIEDAQVVCRQLGYHDAVSAESSAYFGQASGATPILLDNVFCTGDEDRLTDCNSNSWGTNDCSHSEDAGVICTHEASEGEIRVEDGSKAYKGRVEIYHGSQWGTICNYGWDSTEEEVTCRQLGYQGVSYLYNTVQDGDGPIHLSYLGCLGSEEELTDCPSTGWGNVYDCTHYQDVDVECEEYVIPAPDLFASEGDVRLVGGATSRSGRVEIYHRSQWGTVCDESWSYNDAEVVCRQLGYESVSSYKVTTSPGFGPIHLSDPGCYGYESQLSSCVRDSEWNINTCDHSQDVGVECSYYEVEESMEGWLIAVIVVSSLVAFSFILILISAVCSSKNRKVRRTGRQTVAAISGNVNTTTTTSTSATQQGAVGYPTQPTATNMAPPPSYTAVVYAAGSSGVQVPHMTQYAPYPSAVQQNTIMAPQASATTVPTVVDANSKGAVPIQ